One genomic region from Spirulina subsalsa PCC 9445 encodes:
- the cas5c gene encoding type I-C CRISPR-associated protein Cas5c, producing MSNSPPLALKVYGDFACFTRPEFKVERISYDVITPSAARGILEAIFWKPEMSYRIEKIHVLNPIQHFSIWRNEVNNCQSESSAKSWAKTGVGGYFADGDRAQRHTLGLRNVAYLIEAQINLKPHATANIAKYRDQFRRRVQRGQCHHQPYFGTREFSAFFEPPTGQEQAIDRTDELGLMLYDLEFQPAPKGFIQYRQQDAQGRRIISGNARPRFFAARLEQGILTIPPQPL from the coding sequence GTGAGCAATTCCCCCCCCTTAGCCCTAAAAGTCTACGGCGACTTTGCCTGCTTTACCCGACCGGAATTTAAAGTAGAGCGCATTAGTTACGACGTGATCACCCCCAGCGCAGCACGGGGGATTCTCGAAGCCATTTTCTGGAAACCGGAAATGAGCTATCGCATCGAAAAAATCCATGTCCTCAACCCCATTCAACACTTCTCCATCTGGCGTAATGAAGTGAATAACTGCCAGAGTGAAAGTAGTGCCAAGAGTTGGGCGAAAACAGGAGTCGGGGGGTATTTTGCCGATGGCGATCGCGCTCAACGCCATACCCTCGGCCTGCGCAATGTCGCCTACCTCATCGAAGCCCAGATTAACCTTAAACCCCATGCCACCGCCAATATTGCCAAATACCGCGACCAATTCCGTCGTCGAGTGCAGCGCGGTCAATGCCACCATCAGCCCTACTTCGGCACCCGGGAATTTAGCGCCTTCTTTGAACCCCCCACCGGGCAAGAACAAGCCATTGACCGCACCGACGAACTCGGCCTAATGCTCTATGACCTTGAATTTCAACCCGCCCCCAAAGGCTTCATTCAATACCGCCAACAAGATGCCCAAGGTCGTCGCATCATCTCCGGGAATGCCCGCCCCCGCTTCTTTGCCGCCCGTCTT